In Gopherus evgoodei ecotype Sinaloan lineage chromosome 7, rGopEvg1_v1.p, whole genome shotgun sequence, the sequence atctatttccctatgttaagttctcctcatgcCTTCTATgcgtcatctcaattatcacttcaaaagttttttttcctcctgctgatgatagctcatctcaattaactagactcttcctgttggtatgcatacttccaccttttcatgttctctgtatgtataaatatctcctgtctgtgtgttccattctgtgcatctgaagaagtgagctgtagctcacgaaagctcatgctgaaataaatttgttcatctctaagatgccacaagtactcctgttctttttgcggatacagactaacacagctgctactctgaaacctgggtttaaaaaggagctcactccagtcaggcgaaggggagccagaggagaggaagtgtgtgtgaggagctgggagcaagaggtgcaaggagctgagagtcagCGGgggtgctactggaggactacggagtacaagcgttatcagacaccaggaggaaggtcctgtggtgagaataaagaaggcgtttggaggaggccatggggaagtaacccagagagttgtagctgtcatgcagctgttacaggaggcactatagacagctgcaatccacagggtcctggactggaacctggtgtagagggtgggctcaggttcctcccaaacctcccaactcctgatcagacacaggagaagttgacccagactgtggggaagatcactgaggtgagctaatctgccaataagcgcaggacccaccaaggtacaggaggaactttgtcacactgggtACTGACAGTTCTCAAGTGGCTGAGTGGGTAGAGTTTGCAGATGGCTCCAGTGAGAAAAGGCCACAACACTGCCATGAACCAGTCCCTTGAATGACAGGGAAGTGAGGGACTGGTGTGTGGCACTCTCGTGAGCTGAACTGTATCGTCTGTTCTAACCCAGAGCACCCCCAGAAGCCAGTTACCATGCCTCAATTCAGGCCCCCACATACCGTTCCGGCGGCTGGAGGACCAAGAAGACGATAAGTTTTCTGAACCAGCTGGCCTGCAGGTTGGTCCCAGCCTCAACCAGAGGAGACTCGTCCTCCCAGACAACCTCGATCAGCTGGCAGTCTGGTGGCCAGAACGGCTGCTCAAACTCCAGGAAGATCTTGTTGTTTGTCCCAAAGCCCAGCTGTCTAATGGCGTCTGCTTTCCGGGGAGGCAGCGGAGGGTCGATAAAAGTCTCATGATGCTCTTTAAGGAACCCTACGAACATAGGCAGCAAGTTACATGGGCCTGTGGTGCTCATGCTCCACCACTATTCAGGAATGTGGGCcaggctccaccaatgtttgggcttatattgTACATACATTTTGATATGAACAATAGGTCTGTTCACAATTGTCCGCTAAGCATCAACTTGAAGGGCATGCTTAACCTTATTTCTTAAGGTAGCGCAACCCTGTGTCGTGAAAACAGGCTAAATTATCAAGGTGCTTTTGCAACATGCAGTCTTCCAACAGTCTGCATATACAATGATGTGGGACTGTGATGGAGACCCACATCATTTTCGTCATTGTCTAAGCAGAAGGTTGAAAGTCTGTGTCATGAATTCACCCACTCTGCACCGCTGCATCTCTTACAAGTACGGCCCTAATCCGGCTTCATTTGAAAGGCATCCGTATACTGTTTGAGTGCCTGAGGGCAAAAACACGCAACTTCAATTTGGTGGTCAATGTGGGGTATGATCGTGTTTAACACAATACTCGATTACTTTATATTCTTTAAAGTAAAGTATATAATTGGTTGTATAAGCGTACAACAAAATATAAtgtattgaagcaggcaagtgctgcttctgactttccacttctAAACTGGCCCTTGTAAACTTGTGGCGCTTTTTGATCAGTCTACAAAAACAGTTCTGAAAAGATGATCTTTATATTATCTATGAAGGCCAAATCAACATTTAATCTGGATTCCAAGACTGGAGATACGCATTGCGTGGTTTTACATCACAAAAAATCCTCCTGTCACAAAGAAGTGGTAATGAAGTATGCTGCTCTGCAATCGCAGGTAAATATTTCTGCACTGATGTAAGCCAGTTACAGAGAAGAACTACAATCAGCTAGGAATGCACTATacaacatttttaacagtgttCAGTACCTAGCTCAACAAGGCATAGCATTACGTAGATATAATGAGAGTGATTCAAATTTGATACAGCCCTTGTTGCTATACAGTACAGATTCAGAGGAACTGAGACAGTGGCCTAGTCACACAAAATACAAGTGGCTGTCACATGaggtttttaatgaaataatcGAAACAATGGCAATGATGGTGCTAAGACAAATTGTGCAAAAGATAAAGGCTTCTAAGTTTTACGCCATTGTATTGGATGAGCCAGTCATGTGTCCAGTAAATTTAGTGGGGTCCAAGCCAGAGTGAAGGCTCAAGAACCGACAGTGGAATTTATGCACTGTGCTGCACATTCCCTTCACCTTGCCATGCAGGATGCCCTGCATAATATTCCAGAATATTGTGATATGTTTTCAAAGGTGAAAGATCTCATCAATGCCCGCAGGGAGTCATCAAAGCGTATGACAGCATTCAGAGAGTTTCAGAGTGAAGGGGAGCCTTCTTTACGACCACTGTGCCCAACAAGATGGGCACTAAGAATCAGCAGCATTAAATCACTGCTCAACAACTAAAAGACCATGATGAACTGCCTGGATGAATTTAGTCACTCTTCAGATGAATTTGGCTCAAAATGCAGTGAATTCTTGAAGCGACTTCAATCTTTTTCAATGTACCTTACACTTAACAGTTCTTCTTAAATCCATGGTTTCCGTAGAAAAAGTTAATGCAAAAATTCAAAGCCCAAACGTGTCATTGGCAAGTGTTATGAAGAACGTGTTGCAAGAGGTGTTGAGTGGGATGCGCATCGACTCATCATACAATCACTTCTGGGAAACAACAGTAGATAAGGCAAGAAATCTTTATTTACTTGACCCTACATTCCTGAGAAAACACAAGCCACCAAGATGACTTGACCAAGGAAGCCTTCCTCACACTTTCAGTGACCCCAAACATATTTTCATCAAACATATGTCAGGATCATTGATGCTTGCAAAGTTGTAATTGAAGAGAGGTTTTCAACAGAAAGCTTTACATTCCCAGTAAAATAGGAGAAGCATATAACTGATGCAGTAAATGGCTCAAAACAGGACAGTGTCCCAATAAGTGATGCTTTCCATGGTGACATTAACACGGAGAGGCTGTCTCTTCATTTAGAAATGTTGAGTGATATTTGCAGATCGAAAAATTGCCAGCTTAATCTGGTGAGCGAAGTGAAgcaatttctgaaacaaaatgaagGCTTGAGTGACGTTTTTGTCCAAAGTTACAATTCTCCTGAAATTGTGCTATGCAATTCTGACTACAACCTGCACCGCTGAGAGATCATTCAGTTTCCTGTGCAGACTGAAAAATTATTTGCGAATGACAATGGGCCAAGAACATCTAAATCACTTGGCATTTCTGCACATTTGTAAGAACTCTACCTCTGACTGGACATTGCAAGTCTCCTGGATAAATTCTTTTCAAGAACCAAACAACGACGAAAAGTGTTTGCTGCCTCCTGAATGCTGAAGAAGGGATCTGACTCAGGGGAGAGAGCAAGACCTTGCTGGACAGGCTAGATTTAACCCCCAGACTGACTGCAGTtagccctgcccctgcttggctgggggcggggcaggaagcCATCCATCCAAGGCCCTACCACTGGGAAGACAATGGGCTTGGGTCATGTTTTGCTCCTGTAGGATAGGCAGAGGCCGAAAGAGCTTTAAAGGGTGCGGTTCTTTGCTGCAGAGATAGCAGGGGTGTCTCGTTTAGGGGAGCACTCCTTGGCTAGCTGAGATGTGGATGGTGCATTCTCAGCCTTTCACACACACAGCTAGGGTGTGGAGAGCTTCCTTCTCAAGTGCTGGGCTGAAACAGGAGACAAACAGCATTTTTAAACAGCTCCGAGTACCATGGCCTTCCCCTTAACCAGCTAGGAGGCACTGTCTGGAGGCCCTGCCAGGGCGGGCAGGACCCAAAGGTCCcagcctcctcccagagctgcaAACAGAGCCACTACCCTCGCTCTTCCTCGGCGGGTCCCCTCAGTTCTCACGCAGCTGCTCCGCATCCTTGCCAAGGGCTGCTCAGCAGGGCTGACAGCTCATTGTGTCTCTCCCttgcagggcagcccagaggattcaggggcctggggcaattttgggggccccttccataagaaaaagttgcaatactatagaatactatattcttgtgggggcccctgaagggcctggggaaaattgccccacttgcccccacctttgggcagccctgctcccttGGTGAGCGGCATGCGCTCCTCCCCCTGACCTTCCCAAGCTTCCTGGGGTTTCTGTTCCCCTTGTATGTGGCGAGCTGGCACATCCTGGCTGACAGGCATCTGTCCCCACTGAGATTATACCCAGCGTGGCAGCAGGGTCGATTCCTGGGCTTGGTCAGAGAAAGTTAAACTGCTGCTATCCctggcactgctgcagcagccacagccaGCAATCCTGCCCCTCACGGTACCCTTCACAGAGCTTCCTCCTAGCCCGTTGGATGGGCTCCACCTCACCTGGGCACTGGCACGCTGAGATACACTGCAGAAGGGGAGCTAGCCCCTCGCCTTGGTCTCTGTTACAGAGAGCAGACTGACCCATATTCACCTCCTGGCAGCCTTACCAGCCATCCCAGCACCCTCCAAGTCTTGGCTCTTTATAAAAGACACAAGCACTGTTTGAAGTGGCCAGGGCCACTTCTCTGCTCTGGATGCATGGCTGTGATAGCCCGCGGTCCTTTGTCATTAACCACCCAGGCCTCTGTATAACTGAGCCTGGCATGGATGCCACCCAGCACCAAAGTCTCAGCCTCATCCACAGCCTAAGCatgcagttgctgcagggagacCAGGTCAGGGCAGAGAGACCTGGCCAAGTTCCACACCCACCCAGTTGCTCCTGGGAGTCAGTTCTGGTCGTGGGCTGTTGGCTGGGAGAACTCCATCCTGCACTGCCCAGCTGTCAGCACCCCTGCTACAGGAGGACGGAGCTGGCGAGGGCGGGCGTGGCTGGCACAGCCCAGAGTCACGTTTGGTGGGTGCTGAATAGGGTGGAtacaaatcaatgatttaaaaaaacaaaacaaaaaacaaaaatctgattttttaaattttaaaatcagatttttttgataaaatgctttttgaggaaaaaacctatctaaaagtTACATTATTgatcaaagatatctcatcatggaatagggattataaattctaattctatagtatgagacaatatattcatgtaatgtttaagaaaagttttgtaaatgagctccaatagttcatggattagggactcaatcttatgtggttccaggggcttctgtattgATTaattaggttaatctttctatctacccaatgggactcagtgctcagtctagaagatcccatcagagatgcttagttttgcagttctcaaaactgaggatttgtgtctccagagataacatgcttgttaagagcaaaaatgttttttatatatataaataaatatatagaagtgagaaacaacagacctcaatcctattgttcctctgcaaatttgtgtacacagagtcaatcccttacctctctctaaaagtgaaaagtttcagaaagttcaatgaggaagaagattgttgggggcggaatagatctggactaggataagaagtctggagataaatgggaGAATGGAGGGACAGGAAGCTGAAACAAAAGTGAAAGCTGTTTGAGCAGCAtgttccagaagtcttgaggtcttttctgagtgtagccttcattgatctgagatctaccataccattctctcactagaagggaaaacctataaagcagcaggccataaaagagacccagtttgggaatattttaatgaagttcctctacctgtgagtAAGATAGACGTGTGCAAAaggcaaacagtgcaacaaagaaatgcaaggcctggtttccCAAATGAAGAAACATCacgagaagtgttccttctcaggaagaCGCTGCggtgaagatgatgaaaggaacatgtctgaacatgcgggatcttcaggttggtaacaaccaacaagaatgcacttttatgtagaaatccatgattaaatcgaatCTCCCTGACTagtgatttgatttaaatcaaatccaccctggtgcTGAAGCAGCAGGCACAACATGTGCCCAAGTGCTGGGTCCGCAGGCACCTCATTGTCACATTGCTGCGGCCACTGCGACCCACTGCTGGTGTCTGCGATCATCCGGCAAGGGGCAGGCCTGGATGGTAGGAACCCGTGGGCCAAGATAGACAATCCATCAAGGGGCCTCCAAAAGCGAGGCTGTCTTCAGGGCCCCTGGTGAGACATGCAGCCATGTGTCTGCCCACAGGGGCCCTGCACACTGGGTCTCCGGGGTGGAGGAGTTCTCACATCCGCCTCCTGCGGGAACCAGCTGGGGGATTACTGATCGGGTTCACGCAGCATCAGGGCAGGGATCTGCGTGCCCTTCCGGGCCAGCCCTCCCCATGGGAAGCCTCTCAAGTCTGACTGGCTAGAAGGCTTTTCCTTCAGTGTGCACAAGGGCTTCCCTCATTTATCCTGCCACTCCCTCTGGGCGTGAATGCTGGAATGCCCTCTGGTACTGCCCAGCCTGTGCTCTCTGCTCAGTTGGACATGGACCCCTCAACTTCTTCGGGAAGTATAGAGATACCACCCAAGGGGCTTTCTCCTCCTGGGTTTTGACACTGGAGGTTTGGGTCTTCTCTGCCCTGAGACACTCTGGGGCCAGTAGATCTAGCAAAGTGCAGCCCAGGGGACAGCTGAGCGAGGGGAACGGGATCTGTCGGACTGATCAAGCCAGCTTGTGTTCATTTTACAACGCAGTTCGATTTGGTTTCTCTTGCACAGAGCCCCtcggtgggggagggaaggctgggTTATTATCAGAGCTCCTTCTTCCTGGCAAAACACCCCGCAATGAGGTTTCACCAGGGCTCAGTTTGGAAGGAGAGACAATGCCACTGCTGGGGCATCAGGGCAGAGCTGCCCTTCCCGTGGGCAGAAGACAAGCCAGTgagcccaggcagggcagggcccgGCCAAGCCCACCCACAGGGCAGCATCTAGTTCACCAGAGAGGAGCCATGGCGGGAACAGATGGAAGCGAGGCACTTGGGAGCAAGGAAGCGCGAGGCAGTTCACCTAGAGGCACCGTGATGATGACATGATCTGCCAGGAACCTCTCGCCGTCCTCACACTCCACCTGGACCGGGAACGTCCGCCCCTCTTGGCTCTCCTCCTGGTAGGAGCCGCCCCAGCGAACCACCGTCACTGGCTTGTGGAACAGCACGCTCTCCTTGGGCAGTGAGGTCAGCATGCAGTCCGGCAGGCCTCCATAGCCGCTGCGGGAGAGGAAGCGCCCAGTGCCAGCACATCAGCCCGAGGCTCGCTGGGGGCCACTGGCCTCCTCCCCAAGCTCAGACAGACCCACACGCAAGTTCAGTTGCCTCCCCACAGGGAAAGGCCCAGAGCAGCCCCAGTGCCCCAGACCAGGTTTAGGAGAGAGGGGCAGCAGAGTGGGCTTTAAAtcaccccctctctgctccctagaGAAGCCTGACACCCCCTCACAGCCTTccttgctgctggagctgccctaGACTACTGGGGTGCCTCAGCACGTGGGCAACTGAATGACTGCTTGGCTCCCTCTGTGCAGGGCAGACCAGAGAAATACCCAGAGAGGGAAGCAGAGGAGTGGAGaagacagacacacagatgagCACAGGCATGCCAGTGGGAGACACAATGCATGAGCATTTCCATAACTTTCTGGGGGGGGGCCTCCTTTTACAGCCAGTGTTCCCCAAAATGGCACCACCAcaaggacccctgcccccagggctgaTACACTGAGCTCCGCACCCTGCCACCCAGTGAGCTGGCAGTGTTATTACCGCTTTGCACAGACATAGGGGAGAAGCCAAGGATCTGGCAGTGCAGGGTAACACCAGCCCGCCCCAGACACGCCAGAGGCCACTCCTGCCTGCTGAGCGGCACTGAGCCCATGTCCCTCGGCTTGGCAAGCCACAGCACACGCTGCCCTCTGGGACAGCAGCACAAACAACATTGCGACAAGGTCGCTGCTTCCTGAGCAGCCAGGGCCGTGCTCCCAGCTGTCCGTGGACACAGCCCTATGGAAACACTCCCCTGCCTGCATTCCCTGTTTTAAGTCACCCTCTGGCTCGGGAAAGAGCTCTCAGCTCCTCCTAAACAAGGGACGCAGCCCCTGTAATACTGGGCCCAGTGCAATACCTGCAAGAGCCTTTCCCACTGCTGTCCACAGGAGAAAGCCCAGCTCACCTTCCCCTTGCCAGCTCCAGGCTTGGGGGGCAGCTGGGACTGCAGGCTCCCTGTGCTGCGGGCGGAGGGCTAAGAGTCAGTCCTTTGCTCTGCAAGGCCGTTTTTAAAAGCGGAGGCTGGGCTGTTTGTAAAGCCTGGAAGGGGGAGCTGGGCTCTCCCACTCTGCGGGACTCTACTTAGGATGGGCAGACGCTGCGCCAGGTTGCTCTCACAGCCTACAAGCGCTGAGAAAGTACAGCCAGCCCCAGCTTGCCCCACTCACCCAGGGAAGGTGCAGTCCAGGCCGGGGAGCATGGCGTACTCCCCAAAGGGCCCCAGCGCCACGTGATCCATGCTGTGGGTCCCACTCACGCAGCACTCCAGTTTGAAGTATGTGTTGAGGATGGCCAGCTTCAGCCACTTGGTTTCGTCGTCGTCCGTCCACTCCTTCACCTGCTGGGCAATCTCCTTCCGCAGATACTCGCCCACACTAGGCACAGAGACCTGCGCCATGTGCAGGAACTCACGCGTCTGGTCCAGCAGGGTGGAGAACAGGTTCCTCACCTCCTCTACCAGCTCTGGGCTCAGGACTCGCCCAGCGTTGGAGTAGAACACCGCAGGCAGGAGGGGGTGGCCTCCCACCTCGATCTGCTGGTTCTCCTCGGACATGGCTTCCTCGTCCAGCAGCCCATAGTCAGATGCCAGCTGGAAGACAGGGTTCTCCTTGGAGGGTCCATGGATCCAGTGTGCTCCCATCTCCACCACTTCACTCCCTAGGAGGCAGGGGAAATATTATACAGTACTGGCACAGACTTGCcc encodes:
- the PAOX gene encoding peroxisomal N(1)-acetyl-spermine/spermidine oxidase isoform X1; protein product: MEAGAEARPRVLVVGAGLAGLGAAQRLSSSRAFPNLRLLESTARAGGRVCSQRFGSEVVEMGAHWIHGPSKENPVFQLASDYGLLDEEAMSEENQQIEVGGHPLLPAVFYSNAGRVLSPELVEEVRNLFSTLLDQTREFLHMAQVSVPSVGEYLRKEIAQQVKEWTDDDETKWLKLAILNTYFKLECCVSGTHSMDHVALGPFGEYAMLPGLDCTFPGGYGGLPDCMLTSLPKESVLFHKPVTVVRWGGSYQEESQEGRTFPVQVECEDGERFLADHVIITVPLGFLKEHHETFIDPPLPPRKADAIRQLGFGTNNKIFLEFEQPFWPPDCQLIEVVWEDESPLVEAGTNLQASWFRKLIVFLVLQPPERYGHVLCGFIAGKESEYMETLSDAAVITALTDVIRKLTGNPHLAPPKKVMRSQWHSAPYTRGSYSYVAVGSSGDDIDALAQPLPEDAADPRPLQVLFAGEATHRTFYSTTHGALLSGWREADRLLSLYDTSESHQHKPRL
- the PAOX gene encoding peroxisomal N(1)-acetyl-spermine/spermidine oxidase isoform X2, which translates into the protein MEAGAEARPRVLVVGAGLAGLGAAQRLSSSRAFPNLRLLESTARAGGRVCSQRFGSEVVEMGAHWIHGPSKENPVFQLASDYGLLDEEAMSEENQQIEVGGHPLLPAVFYSNAGRVLSPELVEEVRNLFSTLLDQTREFLHMAQVSVPSVGEYLRKEIAQQVKEWTDDDETKWLKLAILNTYFKLECCVSGTHSMDHVALGPFGEYAMLPGLDCTFPGGYGGLPDCMLTSLPKESVLFHKPVTVVRWGGSYQEESQEGRTFPVQVECEDGERFLADHVIITVPLGFLKEHHETFIDPPLPPRKADAIRQLGFGTNNKIFLEFEQPFWPPDCQLIEVVWEDESPLVEAGTNLQASWFRKLIVFLVLQPPERYGHVLCGFIAGKESEYMETLSDAAVITALTDVIRKLTGPLAGCSAAVFVIQGTLTSPRRRR